In Helianthus annuus cultivar XRQ/B chromosome 3, HanXRQr2.0-SUNRISE, whole genome shotgun sequence, a single window of DNA contains:
- the LOC110923883 gene encoding uncharacterized protein LOC110923883, with protein sequence MENQDGQLLNRHDRTLFQSIERGPYVPTTEIPAIPVTDQSLVVPASLAPKSESHWSQEDKELVATDERAKSLLIMALPNYIFSQVDACASAKEIWDQLENLCEGGEMMKMNKRTNCVSLYERFKSLPNEKLCETYYRFAKLLNKLKKFGIVKSNDERNIKFLDALPREWRSLTMTLSSTLEPGNMSLHDLYSILVPREEEIYKESNETGGSLALISNSQRTPICDPQTSNCQNIENSDTSSDFSAFAEAIALLTKTFKQRLRGGGQRYQKSDKGRMEGRSRDKEKAEVMCYKCKQKGHYASECKNKKLKDVAYYEKKLEEDKKQQKVSLIAGTDTWLSDDSSDEEEEMANFCLMALFGEQPETSEQKINLDNLDLEHKLNKLMSGFLNL encoded by the coding sequence atggaaaatcaggatggtcaactTCTTAATCGACATGACCGaactctgtttcaatccattgaaaggggtccataTGTACCAACAACTGAAATACCAGCTATTCCAGTAACTGATCAATCACTAGTAGTCCCTGCCTCCTTGGCTCCCAAAAGTGAAAGTCATTGGAGCCAAGAAGACAAGGAACTGGTGGCTACAGATGAAAGGGCCAAATCACTTTTGATAATGGCACTTCCCAATTACATATTCTCTCAAGTGGATGCATGTGCATCAGCTAAAGAGATATGGGATCAGTtagaaaatctttgtgaaggaggggAAATGATGAAAATGAACAAAAGAACAAATTGTGTTTCCCTTTATGAGAGATTTAAGAGTTTACCAAATGAAAAACTTTGTGAAACCTACTATAGATTTGCAAAACTTTTAAATAAGCTGAAGAAATTTGGGATTgtaaaatcaaatgatgaaaggaATATAAAATTCTTGGATGCTTTGCCTAGGGAATGGAGGAGTCTAACCATGACTTTGTCCTCCACTTTAGAACCAGGCaatatgagtcttcatgacttatatagcATTCTTGTCCCTAGAGAAGAAGAAATATATAAAGAATCAAATGAAACAGGGGGATCTTTAGCTTTAATCTCAAATTCACAAAGAACACCCATCTGTGATCCACAAACCTCAAACTGCCAAAATATTGAAAATTctgatacatcatcagatttttctgCTTTTGCTGAAGCAATTGCATTGCTCACTAAAACTTTTAAGCAGAGGTTAAGGGGAGGTGGTCAAAGGTACCAGAAAAGTGATAAAGGAAGGATGGAAGGAAGATCAAGGGATAAAGAAAAAGCAGAAGTTATGTGTTACAAATGTAAACAAAAGGGTCACTATGCATCAGAGTGCAAAAATAAGAAACTGAAGGATGTTGCATACTATGAGAAGAAGCTGGAAGAAGACAAGAAGCAACAAAAGGTCAGTTTGATAGCTGGGACAGATACATGGCTGTcagatgactcttctgatgaagaagaagagatgGCAAatttctgtctcatggcactttttGGTGAACAACCTGAAACATCAGAACAAAAGATAAATTTAGATAATCTTGACCTTGAACACAAATTAAACAAACTTATGTCAGGTTTTCTAAATCTGTAA